CGCTGGTCGCGCGCGTGCGCCTGTCGCGCCGCCGCGCCGCGGATGCCTGGCTGGGCGCGACCCTGCTCACCGCGCTCGCGGGCGTGGTCGGCGCGGCCGTGCTCCTGTCGGCGTCCCTGGCCTTCGGGCACCTGTGTACGACCTGCGCGCTCACCTACTTGCTCGTGCTCGGCTACTTCGGCGTGGCCTTCGTGGGGCTCGGCCTGCCGCTGGCCTCGCAGCTCGCGCGCGGCGCGCCGCTCGCGCTGGCGGCGGTCGGCCTGGGCGCCGCGCTGCTGTATTTCCCGGGCACGCGCACGCCGCAGAGCATGGCCGAGACCGGCGCGAAGGCGCTCCAGTCACTCCCCTCGGGCACGCCCGACGAGCGCGAGGTGCTGAGCTTCATCAACACCCTGCCCGACCCGGCCAAGCAGCTGCTCTCCGACACGCTGGCGGCCTACGCCGCCGGGCCGGTGGTGACTCTGCCGCCCGCGCGCACGACCATCGGGCCGCAGTCTCCGCGTCTGGTGCTGACCGAGTTCACCGACACGCTGTGCAGTCACTGCGCGCAGATGCACGAGGTGCTGAAGGAGCTGCGCCTGCGCTTCGGAGCCGACGCCTTCTCGCTCGCGCCGCACCAGTACCCGCTCGACTCGGGCTGCAACCCTGCGATCAAGGGCGCGAGCAACCCGGTGCGTTGTCTCGCGGCGCGCGTGCAGATCTGTGCCGAGGGTGCGCCGAACGAGTTCGAGTTCGTGGGCTCGCTGTTCGAGAATCAGACCACGCTCAGCGAGGACAAGGTCTGGGAGCTGGCGCAGGTGCTGGGCCCGCGCGCCGAGGTCGAGGCGTGCGCGAAGTCGCCCGAGACCGAGAAGAAGCTGCAGGACGACATCGCCTGGGCGCAGGCGCACGGCATCCAGGGCACGCCGTTCCTGTTCATCGGCGGGCGCCAGGCGATCGCCTTCCCGCCGCTGATCTACGTGCTCGCGCTGACGCGCGGCGCACCCAGTCACCCGCTGTACGCGTCGCTGCCGCCGCCCCAGCCGTTGCCCTGGAACAAGTGACGCTAGCGCCGCTGCCCGCCGGGCGTCGCGGGCGTCGGATCGCGTTCCTCGAGCACGTTCTCGAGCCGGTGGCGGATCGCGCCCTTCCACTCGGGGTGAGTCAGGATCCAGAAGCGCTCGGAGCGGACCGCGTCGAGCACGAGCTCGCCCACACGCGTGGGTGACAGGCCGTTGGCCAGCATGCTCTCCACCTGCTTGCGGCGGATCTCGGACTCCGGCGTGGTGCGCACCTCGGGCCGGGCGCGGCGCACCGCGTCGGGCGTGTTGCGCTCGGTCGAGCGCAGGATCTCGGTGTTGATCCAGCCGGGACACAGCACCGACACGTGCACGTCGGCGCTCGCGGCGCGCAGCTCGTTGAACAGCGCCTCGGAGAGCGCCACCACCGCGTGCTTGGTGACTCCGTAGAGCGCGTTGCCGGCCGGGCTGATCAGCCCCGCCATCGAGGCCGTGTTCACGATGTGACCCTCGCCCTGCGCGAGCAGGATCGGCGTGAAGGCGCGCACGCCGTGCACCACGCCCATCAGGTTCACGCCCACGAGCCACTCCCAGTCGTGCAGCGTGCTCTGCCAGGTCGGCACGCCGCCGTGCGCGACGCCGGCGTTGTTGCACACCACGTGGACACCGCCGAACGCGTCGACCGCGCGGCGCGCCAGCGCGTCCACGTCGGCCTGCTTCGACACGTCGGTGCGCACGGTCAGGACCTCGGCGCCGTCCTTCTCGAGTGAGCGCGCGGTCTCGGTGACCCGCGACTCGTCCACGTCGGCGAGCACGATCTTCATGCCCGCGCGCGCGAACACCTCGGCCATGCCGCGCCCGATGCCGCTCGCGCCGCCGGTGATCACCGCCACCCGTCCCGTCACGCT
The sequence above is a segment of the Myxococcota bacterium genome. Coding sequences within it:
- a CDS encoding SDR family NAD(P)-dependent oxidoreductase; this encodes MKSVTGRVAVITGGASGIGRGMAEVFARAGMKIVLADVDESRVTETARSLEKDGAEVLTVRTDVSKQADVDALARRAVDAFGGVHVVCNNAGVAHGGVPTWQSTLHDWEWLVGVNLMGVVHGVRAFTPILLAQGEGHIVNTASMAGLISPAGNALYGVTKHAVVALSEALFNELRAASADVHVSVLCPGWINTEILRSTERNTPDAVRRARPEVRTTPESEIRRKQVESMLANGLSPTRVGELVLDAVRSERFWILTHPEWKGAIRHRLENVLEERDPTPATPGGQRR
- a CDS encoding thioredoxin domain-containing protein, which translates into the protein MNDSRSARARRALSILLAIAGAHTAWALFQWYQLIVARRGGDVVCVGGGHCADIWSSPFASTVHARTGLPVAAWGVVWGLAAFALPLVARVRLSRRRAADAWLGATLLTALAGVVGAAVLLSASLAFGHLCTTCALTYLLVLGYFGVAFVGLGLPLASQLARGAPLALAAVGLGAALLYFPGTRTPQSMAETGAKALQSLPSGTPDEREVLSFINTLPDPAKQLLSDTLAAYAAGPVVTLPPARTTIGPQSPRLVLTEFTDTLCSHCAQMHEVLKELRLRFGADAFSLAPHQYPLDSGCNPAIKGASNPVRCLAARVQICAEGAPNEFEFVGSLFENQTTLSEDKVWELAQVLGPRAEVEACAKSPETEKKLQDDIAWAQAHGIQGTPFLFIGGRQAIAFPPLIYVLALTRGAPSHPLYASLPPPQPLPWNK